The proteins below come from a single Chryseobacterium capnotolerans genomic window:
- a CDS encoding T9SS type A sorting domain-containing protein codes for MAPSVTKDVINILKAPKKSTFAIYDLSGKKLRNGTIESDKETIDLSAYTKGIYIIEVKTGNDITSKKIIKE; via the coding sequence GTGGCTCCTTCTGTTACAAAAGATGTAATAAACATCCTGAAAGCTCCTAAAAAATCTACCTTCGCAATTTATGATCTTTCCGGTAAAAAATTACGTAATGGAACAATCGAAAGTGATAAGGAAACCATTGATTTATCGGCTTATACAAAAGGAATTTACATCATAGAAGTAAAAACCGGCAATGACATTACT
- a CDS encoding T9SS type A sorting domain-containing protein has translation MKRILLTCLIASYCGVSAQIGPPQIASPNTNNGYGITQTSGTYTPLSASRTIWQTGDTMATDLVSAAIPLPSTFTYNNQKYNSVYISNNGFVTLGGAMSNGTYTALSTDISPTTPEAVFAGFAANLKNANTTTSEISYETVGSVFIVQFTDVQGNSGSASQLLNFQIQMNLTSGTVALIYGNCVSGTANLVGQVGIRGSEGSDINNFTGTNWSALTPGTSTTSNPTLGTSNGTTVPASGLTFTYSPGTWLAAPTTFATLPFTEDFSAWANGNSTLDLPNANYWRTWPARGDNSWRQSNVSGTGFTSASGWTGSSGSVTLGGTAVVPAARFHSYNCQYASGYMDLYINLSSGSGDRILSFDYVNPTGTDVLKIQLSTDGGATFTDVGSPFGATTSTWVTNYVNLASSSPNAIIRFLAKGDNGSDDIYVDNVKISAVSVAPDCTTITSPANAATGVAVVPTLKWNASPSATSYKMNLGTTPGGTNLMNGVDVGNVVSYTLPTAAQLLYGTTYYATILPFNSTGTANGCTETSFTTKNIGCPTVSAPSSSATGVSILPTITWSAVTDATGYKISIGTTTGGSDIMNNVDVGNVTSYTLATALNYNTKYYYTVNAYTATSTSASCTERSFTTATLCPSVSAPGSAATGVSILPTITWSAIIGVTGYRITMGTTAGGNDIMDNVDVGNVTTYTFTTPLAFGTKYYYKVIAYSGSTVGTACTERNFTTSTLCPSISSPSSGATGVSLAPTISWNAITGVTGYRISMGTTSGGTDILNNVDVGNVTSYTHATPLAFTTKYYYTVTGYTGTLTGTGCSVNNFTTQGACPVVTYPAAGATLQPITPLIKWNAMPTAAYYTLTIGTTAGGSDIMNNVNIGNVTSYTVTAPLTLGTKYYYKVNTDTSTACTERSFTVNASPAPANDNCSGALMAASFPYTYSQTDGVGATNGAGFITACSGSNDGMWFKFTGNGSEITVAAKSTTAWDHRVSVYSGGCEAFVCVGTADENASTLGNIETFTFNSVAGTVYYVNVGYYSSSSDSAEGNFDLSITSATLATSEVVTEKIKEIKVYPNPFTDILNISDISKVQSVAVVDLAGRVVKTIEKPSSGLQLADLKQGMYLIVLHMKDGSRQVVKSIKR, from the coding sequence ATGAAGAGAATTTTACTCACGTGCCTCATCGCTTCTTATTGTGGTGTGTCTGCACAGATTGGGCCGCCGCAAATTGCAAGCCCTAATACCAATAACGGATATGGTATTACTCAAACTTCCGGAACTTATACGCCACTATCTGCAAGTAGAACTATCTGGCAAACGGGGGATACCATGGCTACCGATTTAGTGTCAGCTGCTATTCCTTTACCTTCAACTTTTACTTACAATAACCAGAAATATAACTCTGTTTATATTAGCAACAATGGTTTTGTAACGTTAGGAGGGGCGATGAGTAATGGAACCTATACGGCATTATCTACTGATATTTCTCCTACTACCCCCGAAGCCGTTTTTGCTGGTTTCGCTGCAAATTTGAAGAATGCCAACACTACAACTTCTGAAATTTCATATGAAACTGTAGGTTCAGTGTTTATTGTGCAGTTTACTGATGTACAAGGGAATTCAGGCTCCGCCTCCCAACTGCTGAATTTTCAGATCCAGATGAATCTTACATCTGGTACAGTTGCTTTAATTTATGGAAACTGCGTCTCTGGAACTGCTAACCTTGTTGGACAGGTAGGGATAAGAGGTTCTGAAGGTTCAGATATCAATAATTTTACAGGAACAAACTGGAGTGCGCTTACTCCGGGAACTTCCACTACTTCCAATCCAACTCTAGGAACATCCAATGGAACAACGGTTCCTGCTTCAGGGTTAACATTTACTTATTCTCCCGGGACATGGCTGGCTGCTCCTACAACCTTTGCTACGTTACCTTTTACAGAAGATTTTAGTGCATGGGCAAATGGTAATTCTACTTTAGATTTACCTAATGCAAACTATTGGAGAACGTGGCCGGCAAGAGGAGATAACTCTTGGAGGCAGAGCAATGTTTCCGGTACAGGATTTACTTCAGCTTCAGGATGGACTGGGAGCAGTGGTTCTGTAACATTAGGAGGAACAGCAGTAGTTCCGGCAGCAAGATTCCATTCTTATAATTGTCAATATGCTTCAGGATATATGGATTTGTATATCAATTTATCCTCAGGTTCTGGTGACAGGATTTTAAGTTTTGATTATGTGAATCCAACCGGTACAGATGTCTTAAAGATTCAGCTTTCTACAGATGGTGGAGCTACCTTTACAGATGTCGGCTCTCCTTTTGGTGCTACTACATCAACTTGGGTTACCAATTATGTAAACTTAGCATCTTCCAGCCCCAATGCAATCATCAGATTTTTAGCTAAAGGAGATAATGGAAGTGATGATATTTATGTAGATAATGTTAAAATCTCAGCAGTTTCAGTAGCACCTGATTGTACAACTATTACATCACCGGCTAATGCAGCTACAGGAGTAGCAGTAGTTCCTACTCTTAAATGGAATGCTTCACCAAGTGCAACTTCTTACAAAATGAATTTAGGAACTACACCGGGTGGAACAAATCTAATGAATGGAGTAGATGTGGGGAATGTTGTAAGTTATACTTTACCGACAGCAGCACAATTGCTATATGGTACAACATATTATGCTACTATTCTTCCTTTTAATAGTACCGGGACAGCCAATGGATGTACTGAGACATCATTTACTACAAAAAATATCGGATGTCCTACTGTTTCTGCACCTAGTTCATCTGCAACCGGAGTATCCATACTTCCAACTATTACATGGAGTGCTGTAACTGATGCAACAGGATATAAAATCTCTATTGGTACTACAACAGGAGGATCGGATATCATGAACAATGTAGATGTAGGAAATGTAACTTCCTATACTTTGGCTACTGCGCTTAATTATAATACAAAATATTATTATACAGTAAACGCATACACTGCAACAAGTACATCTGCATCATGTACAGAAAGAAGCTTTACAACAGCAACTTTATGTCCTTCTGTATCTGCACCTGGTTCAGCTGCAACCGGAGTTTCGATACTTCCAACGATTACCTGGAGTGCAATAATCGGAGTGACAGGATATAGAATTACTATGGGAACTACTGCCGGTGGAAATGATATCATGGATAACGTAGATGTAGGAAACGTAACAACCTATACATTTACTACTCCTTTGGCTTTCGGCACAAAATATTACTATAAGGTAATTGCTTACTCGGGAAGTACTGTAGGAACAGCTTGTACGGAGAGAAACTTTACAACAAGTACTTTATGTCCTTCAATTTCTTCACCAAGTTCAGGGGCAACTGGGGTGTCTTTAGCTCCTACTATTTCCTGGAATGCAATAACAGGAGTTACAGGATATAGAATCTCTATGGGAACTACTTCAGGAGGAACTGATATTTTAAATAATGTAGATGTAGGGAATGTTACTTCATATACACATGCAACACCTTTAGCGTTTACAACAAAATATTATTATACTGTAACAGGGTATACCGGAACTCTTACCGGAACAGGTTGTTCTGTAAATAACTTTACCACTCAGGGGGCATGTCCGGTTGTAACATATCCCGCAGCTGGTGCAACACTTCAGCCGATAACACCTTTAATAAAATGGAATGCAATGCCAACAGCAGCTTATTATACCTTAACAATTGGTACAACGGCTGGTGGTTCTGACATTATGAATAATGTTAATATTGGAAATGTTACTTCATATACGGTTACAGCTCCATTAACATTAGGAACTAAATATTATTATAAAGTAAATACGGATACTTCAACAGCTTGTACTGAAAGATCATTTACCGTGAATGCTAGCCCGGCACCAGCTAATGATAATTGCTCAGGAGCATTGATGGCGGCCTCTTTCCCATATACCTATTCGCAGACTGATGGAGTAGGTGCTACCAATGGAGCAGGATTTATAACGGCTTGTTCAGGATCTAATGATGGAATGTGGTTTAAATTTACCGGAAATGGCAGTGAGATTACTGTAGCTGCAAAAAGTACTACAGCCTGGGATCATAGAGTATCTGTTTACAGTGGAGGTTGTGAGGCTTTTGTTTGTGTAGGAACAGCAGATGAAAATGCTTCAACTCTTGGGAATATTGAAACCTTTACATTTAATTCAGTCGCGGGAACTGTATATTATGTAAATGTGGGATATTATTCTTCGTCATCAGATAGTGCAGAGGGGAACTTTGATTTAAGTATTACAAGTGCCACCTTAGCAACTTCTGAAGTAGTCACTGAGAAAATAAAAGAAATAAAAGTGTATCCTAATCCATTTACAGATATCCTGAATATTTCTGATATTTCTAAAGTACAGTCTGTTGCTGTTGTTGACCTTGCAGGAAGAGTGGTGAAAACAATTGAAAAACCTTCTTCTGGACTTCAGTTAGCAGATTTGAAACAAGGAATGTATCTAATCGTATTACATATGAAAGATGGATCAAGACAAGTGGTTAAGTCAATTAAGAGATAA